The following proteins are co-located in the Vicugna pacos chromosome 3, VicPac4, whole genome shotgun sequence genome:
- the PCDH1 gene encoding protocadherin-1 isoform X5 encodes MGGNCSRPVQGPYRLLKLGQTPLLHPAAALLTLEPAQMGPLRRSPGPGGQQVLLPTTLLVLLLLLAPSPGHATRVVYKVPEEQPPNTLIGSLAADYGFPDVGHLYKLEVGAPYLRVDGKTGDIFTTETSIDREGLRECQNQLPGEPCILEFEVSITDLVQNGSPRLLEGQIEVQDINDNTPNFASPVITLPIPENTNIGSLFPIPVASDRDAGPNGVASYELQAGPEAQELFGLQVAEDQEGKQPQLIVMGNLDRERWDSYDLTIKVQDGGNPPRASSALLRVTVLDTNDNAPKFERPSYEAELSENSPIGHSVIQVKANDSDQGANAEIDYTFHQAPEVVRRLLRLDRNTGLITVQGPVDREDLSTLRFSVLAKDRGTNPKSARAQVVVTVKDMNDNAPTIEIRGIGLVTHQDGMANISEDVAEETAVALVQVSDRDEGENAAVTCVVAGDVPFQLRQASETGSDSKKKYFLQTTTPLDYEKVKDYTIEIVAVDSGNPPLSSTNSLKVQVVDVNDNAPVFTQSVTEVAFPENNKPGEVVAEVTASDADSGSNAELVYSLEPEPAAKGLFTISPETGEIRVKTSLDREQRDSYELKVVAADRGSPSLQGTATVLVNVLDCNDNDPKFMLSGYNFSVMENMPALSPVGMVTVIDGDKGENARVQLTVEQDNGDFVIQNGTGTILSSLSFDREQQSTYTFQLKAVDGGVPPRSAYVGVTINVLDENDNAPFITAPSNTSHRLLTPQTRLGETVSQVTAEDIDSGVNAELTYSIAGGNPYGLFQIGSHSGAITLEKEIERRHHGLHRLVVKVSDRGKPPRYGTALVHLYVNETLANRTLLETLLGHSLDTPLDIDIAGDPEYERSKQRGNILFGVVAGVVAVALLIALAVLVRYCRQREAKSGYQAGKKETKDLYAPKPSSKVSKGNKSKGKKSKSPKPVKPVEDEDESGLQKSLKFNLMSDTPGDSPRIHLPLNYPPGSPDLGRHYRSNSPLPSIQLQPQSPSASKKHQVVQDLPPANTFVGTGDTTSTGSEQYSDYSYRTNPPKYPSKQVGQPLRLSTPRPPPHPYHGAIWTEVWE; translated from the exons ATGGGCGGGAACTGCTCTAGACCTGTTCAGGGCCCCTACCGGCTTCTCAAGCTCGGGCAGACACCGCTGCTACACCCAGCCGCTG CCCTCCTGACTCTGGAGCCTGCCCAGATGGGGCCCCTGAGGCGCAGCCCAGGCCCTGGGGGGCAACAGGTGCTGCTGCCCACCACGCTGCTGGTACTACTGCTCCTGCTGGCTCCATCCCCAGGCCACGCCACCCGGGTGGTGTACAAGGTGCCAGAGGAACAGCCACCCAACACTCTCATTGGGAGCCTCGCAGCTGACTATGGTTTTCCAGACGTGGGCCACCTGTACAAACTAGAGGTAGGCGCCCCGTACCTGCGGGTAGATGGCAAGACGGGCGACATCTTCACCACTGAGACCTCTATCGACCGCGAGGGGCTCCGGGAATGCCAGAACCAGCTCCCTGGTGAGCCCTGCATCCTGGAGTTTGAGGTGTCTATCACGGACCTGGTGCAGAATGGCAGCCCCCGGCTGCTAGAGGGCCAGATAGAGGTCCAGGACATCAATGACAACACGCCCAACTTCGCCTCGCCAGTCATCACACTGCCCATCCCCGAGAACACCAACATCGGCTCACTCTTCCCCATCCCAGTGGCTTCGGACCGTGACGCTGGCCCCAATGGCGTGGCATCCTATGAGCTGCAGGCCGGGCCCGAGGCCCAGGAACTATTTGGGCTGCAGGTGGCGGAAGACCAGGAGGGGAAGCAGCCGCAGCTCATAGTGATGGGCAACCTGGACCGGGAGCGCTGGGACTCCTATGACCTCACCATCAAGGTGCAGGATGGTGGCAACCCCCCACGGGCCAGCAGTGCCCTGCTGCGAGTCACCGTGCTCGACACCAATGACAACGCCCCCAAGTTCGAGCGCCCCTCCTACGAGGCCGAGCTGTCTGAGAACAGCCCCATAGGCCACTCAGTCATCCAG GTGAAGGCCAATGACTCAGACCAAGGCGCCAATGCAGAGATCGACTACACGTTCCACCAGGCGCCCGAAGTTGTGAGGCGTCTTCTGCGACTGGACAGGAACACCGGACTTATCACTGTGCAGGGCCCTGTGGACCGTGAGGACCTAAGTACCCTGCGCTTCTCGGTGCTCGCCAAGGACCGCGGCACCAACCCCAAGAGTGCCCGAGCCCAGGTGGTGGTGACTGTGAAGGACATGAACGACAATGCCCCCACCATCGAGATCCGGGGCATCGGGCTGGTGACCCACCAAGACGGCATGGCTAACATCTCAGAGGATGTGGCAGAGGAGACAGCTGTGGCCCTGGTGCAGGTATCTGACCGAGATGAGGGAGAGAATGCAGCTGTCACCTGTGTGGTGGCAGGTGACGTGCCCTTCCAGCTACGCCAGGCCAGTGAGACTGGAAGTGACAGCAAGAAGAAGTACTTCTTGCAGACCACCACCCCCCTCGACTATGAGAAGGTCAAAGACTACACCATCGAGATTGTGGCCGTGGACTCCGGCAACCCCCCACTCTCAAGCACCAACTCCCTCAAGGTGCAGGTGGTGGACGTCAATGACAATGCCCCTGTCTTCACTCAGAGTGTTACTGAGGTCGCCTTCCCAGAAAACAACAAGCCAGGTGAAGTGGTGGCTGAGGTCACTGCCAGTGATGCTGACTCGGGCTCCAACGCTGAGCTGGTTTACTCTCTGGAGCCTGAGCCGGCCGCCAAGGGTCTTTTCACCATCTCCCCTGAGACTGGAGAGATCCGGGTGAAGACATCCCTTGATCGGGAACAGCGGGACAGCTATGAGTTGAAGGTGGTGGCAGCCGACCGGGGCAGCCCCAGCCTCCAGGGCACAGCCACCGTCCTCGTCAATGTGCTGGACTGCAATGACAATGACCCCAAGTTTATGCTGAGTGGCTACAATTTCTCAGTGATGGAGAACATGCCGGCACTGAGTCCAGTGGGCATGGTGACTGTCATTGATGGGGACAAGGGGGAGAACGCCCGAGTGCAGCTCACGGTGGAGCAGGACAACGGTGACTTTGTTATCCAGAATGGCACGGGCACCATCCTCTCCAGCCTAAGCTTTGATCGGGAGCAGCAAAGCACCTATACCTTCCAGCTGAAGGCGGTGGATGGTGGTGTTCCACCTCGCTCAGCTTACGTTGGTGTCACCATCAACGTGCTGGATGAGAATGACAATGCGCCCTTTATCACTGCCCCTTCCAACACTTCCCACCGGCTGCTGACCCCCCAGACACGTCTGGGTGAGACAGTCAGCCAAGTGACAGCTGAGGACATAGACTCCGGTGTCAACGCTGAGCTGACCTACAGCATCGCCGGTGGCAACCCTTACGGACTCTTCCAGATTGGGTCACATTCAGGCGCCATCACCCTGGAGAAGGAGATCGAGCGGCGCCACCACGGGCTACACCGCTTGGTGGTGAAGGTCAGTGACCGCGGCAAGCCCCCACGCTATGGGACAGCCTTGGTCCACCTGTATGTCAACGAGACCCTGGCCAACCGCACGCTGCTGGAGACCCTGCTGGGCCACAGCCTGGACACGCCACTGGACATCGACATTGCCGGGGATCCAGAATACGAGCGCTCCAAGCAGCGTGGCAACATCCTCTTTGGCGTGGTGGCTGGTGTTGTGGCCGTGGCCTTGCTCATCGCCCTGGCTGTGCTCGTGCGCTACTGCCGGCAGCGGGAGGCCAAGAGTGGCTACCAGGCTGGCAAGAAGGAGACCAAGGACCTGTACGCCCCCAAACCCAGCAGCAAAGTttccaagggaaacaaaagcaagggcaAGAAGAGCAAGTCTCCCAAGCCCGTGAAGCCAGTGGAGGATGAGGACGAGTCTGGGCTACAGAAGTCCCTCAAGTTCAACCTGATGAGCGACACCCCTGGGGACAGCCCCCGCATCCACCTGCCCCTCAACTACCCACCAGGCAGCCCTGACCTGGGCCGTCACTATCGCTCTAACTCCCCACTGCCTTCCATCCAGCTGCAGCCCCAGTCACCCTCGGCCTCCAAGAAGCACCAGGTGGTGCAGGACCTGCCGCCGGCAAACACATTCGTGGGCACCGGGGACACCACGTCCACGGGGTCTGAGCAGTACTCCGACTACAGCTACCGCACCAACCCCCCCAAATACCCCAGCAAGCAGGTAGGCCAGCCCTTGCGGCTCAGCACGccccggcccccaccccacccatacCACGGGGCCATCTGGACCGAGGTGTGGGAGTGA
- the PCDH1 gene encoding protocadherin-1 isoform X4: protein MGGNCSRPVQGPYRLLKLGQTPLLHPAAALLTLEPAQMGPLRRSPGPGGQQVLLPTTLLVLLLLLAPSPGHATRVVYKVPEEQPPNTLIGSLAADYGFPDVGHLYKLEVGAPYLRVDGKTGDIFTTETSIDREGLRECQNQLPGEPCILEFEVSITDLVQNGSPRLLEGQIEVQDINDNTPNFASPVITLPIPENTNIGSLFPIPVASDRDAGPNGVASYELQAGPEAQELFGLQVAEDQEGKQPQLIVMGNLDRERWDSYDLTIKVQDGGNPPRASSALLRVTVLDTNDNAPKFERPSYEAELSENSPIGHSVIQVKANDSDQGANAEIDYTFHQAPEVVRRLLRLDRNTGLITVQGPVDREDLSTLRFSVLAKDRGTNPKSARAQVVVTVKDMNDNAPTIEIRGIGLVTHQDGMANISEDVAEETAVALVQVSDRDEGENAAVTCVVAGDVPFQLRQASETGSDSKKKYFLQTTTPLDYEKVKDYTIEIVAVDSGNPPLSSTNSLKVQVVDVNDNAPVFTQSVTEVAFPENNKPGEVVAEVTASDADSGSNAELVYSLEPEPAAKGLFTISPETGEIRVKTSLDREQRDSYELKVVAADRGSPSLQGTATVLVNVLDCNDNDPKFMLSGYNFSVMENMPALSPVGMVTVIDGDKGENARVQLTVEQDNGDFVIQNGTGTILSSLSFDREQQSTYTFQLKAVDGGVPPRSAYVGVTINVLDENDNAPFITAPSNTSHRLLTPQTRLGETVSQVTAEDIDSGVNAELTYSIAGGNPYGLFQIGSHSGAITLEKEIERRHHGLHRLVVKVSDRGKPPRYGTALVHLYVNETLANRTLLETLLGHSLDTPLDIDIAGDPEYERSKQRGNILFGVVAGVVAVALLIALAVLVRYCRQREAKSGYQAGKKETKDLYAPKPSSKVSKGNKSKGKKSKSPKPVKPVEDEDESGLQKSLKFNLMSDTPGDSPRIHLPLNYPPGSPDLGRHYRSNSPLPSIQLQPQSPSASKKHQVVQDLPPANTFVGTGDTTSTGSEQYSDYSYRTNPPKYPSKQLPHRRVTFSATSQAQELQDPSQHSYYDSGLEESETPSSKSSSGPRLGPLALPEDHYERTTPDGSIGEMEHPENEPAGRSRP from the exons ATGGGCGGGAACTGCTCTAGACCTGTTCAGGGCCCCTACCGGCTTCTCAAGCTCGGGCAGACACCGCTGCTACACCCAGCCGCTG CCCTCCTGACTCTGGAGCCTGCCCAGATGGGGCCCCTGAGGCGCAGCCCAGGCCCTGGGGGGCAACAGGTGCTGCTGCCCACCACGCTGCTGGTACTACTGCTCCTGCTGGCTCCATCCCCAGGCCACGCCACCCGGGTGGTGTACAAGGTGCCAGAGGAACAGCCACCCAACACTCTCATTGGGAGCCTCGCAGCTGACTATGGTTTTCCAGACGTGGGCCACCTGTACAAACTAGAGGTAGGCGCCCCGTACCTGCGGGTAGATGGCAAGACGGGCGACATCTTCACCACTGAGACCTCTATCGACCGCGAGGGGCTCCGGGAATGCCAGAACCAGCTCCCTGGTGAGCCCTGCATCCTGGAGTTTGAGGTGTCTATCACGGACCTGGTGCAGAATGGCAGCCCCCGGCTGCTAGAGGGCCAGATAGAGGTCCAGGACATCAATGACAACACGCCCAACTTCGCCTCGCCAGTCATCACACTGCCCATCCCCGAGAACACCAACATCGGCTCACTCTTCCCCATCCCAGTGGCTTCGGACCGTGACGCTGGCCCCAATGGCGTGGCATCCTATGAGCTGCAGGCCGGGCCCGAGGCCCAGGAACTATTTGGGCTGCAGGTGGCGGAAGACCAGGAGGGGAAGCAGCCGCAGCTCATAGTGATGGGCAACCTGGACCGGGAGCGCTGGGACTCCTATGACCTCACCATCAAGGTGCAGGATGGTGGCAACCCCCCACGGGCCAGCAGTGCCCTGCTGCGAGTCACCGTGCTCGACACCAATGACAACGCCCCCAAGTTCGAGCGCCCCTCCTACGAGGCCGAGCTGTCTGAGAACAGCCCCATAGGCCACTCAGTCATCCAG GTGAAGGCCAATGACTCAGACCAAGGCGCCAATGCAGAGATCGACTACACGTTCCACCAGGCGCCCGAAGTTGTGAGGCGTCTTCTGCGACTGGACAGGAACACCGGACTTATCACTGTGCAGGGCCCTGTGGACCGTGAGGACCTAAGTACCCTGCGCTTCTCGGTGCTCGCCAAGGACCGCGGCACCAACCCCAAGAGTGCCCGAGCCCAGGTGGTGGTGACTGTGAAGGACATGAACGACAATGCCCCCACCATCGAGATCCGGGGCATCGGGCTGGTGACCCACCAAGACGGCATGGCTAACATCTCAGAGGATGTGGCAGAGGAGACAGCTGTGGCCCTGGTGCAGGTATCTGACCGAGATGAGGGAGAGAATGCAGCTGTCACCTGTGTGGTGGCAGGTGACGTGCCCTTCCAGCTACGCCAGGCCAGTGAGACTGGAAGTGACAGCAAGAAGAAGTACTTCTTGCAGACCACCACCCCCCTCGACTATGAGAAGGTCAAAGACTACACCATCGAGATTGTGGCCGTGGACTCCGGCAACCCCCCACTCTCAAGCACCAACTCCCTCAAGGTGCAGGTGGTGGACGTCAATGACAATGCCCCTGTCTTCACTCAGAGTGTTACTGAGGTCGCCTTCCCAGAAAACAACAAGCCAGGTGAAGTGGTGGCTGAGGTCACTGCCAGTGATGCTGACTCGGGCTCCAACGCTGAGCTGGTTTACTCTCTGGAGCCTGAGCCGGCCGCCAAGGGTCTTTTCACCATCTCCCCTGAGACTGGAGAGATCCGGGTGAAGACATCCCTTGATCGGGAACAGCGGGACAGCTATGAGTTGAAGGTGGTGGCAGCCGACCGGGGCAGCCCCAGCCTCCAGGGCACAGCCACCGTCCTCGTCAATGTGCTGGACTGCAATGACAATGACCCCAAGTTTATGCTGAGTGGCTACAATTTCTCAGTGATGGAGAACATGCCGGCACTGAGTCCAGTGGGCATGGTGACTGTCATTGATGGGGACAAGGGGGAGAACGCCCGAGTGCAGCTCACGGTGGAGCAGGACAACGGTGACTTTGTTATCCAGAATGGCACGGGCACCATCCTCTCCAGCCTAAGCTTTGATCGGGAGCAGCAAAGCACCTATACCTTCCAGCTGAAGGCGGTGGATGGTGGTGTTCCACCTCGCTCAGCTTACGTTGGTGTCACCATCAACGTGCTGGATGAGAATGACAATGCGCCCTTTATCACTGCCCCTTCCAACACTTCCCACCGGCTGCTGACCCCCCAGACACGTCTGGGTGAGACAGTCAGCCAAGTGACAGCTGAGGACATAGACTCCGGTGTCAACGCTGAGCTGACCTACAGCATCGCCGGTGGCAACCCTTACGGACTCTTCCAGATTGGGTCACATTCAGGCGCCATCACCCTGGAGAAGGAGATCGAGCGGCGCCACCACGGGCTACACCGCTTGGTGGTGAAGGTCAGTGACCGCGGCAAGCCCCCACGCTATGGGACAGCCTTGGTCCACCTGTATGTCAACGAGACCCTGGCCAACCGCACGCTGCTGGAGACCCTGCTGGGCCACAGCCTGGACACGCCACTGGACATCGACATTGCCGGGGATCCAGAATACGAGCGCTCCAAGCAGCGTGGCAACATCCTCTTTGGCGTGGTGGCTGGTGTTGTGGCCGTGGCCTTGCTCATCGCCCTGGCTGTGCTCGTGCGCTACTGCCGGCAGCGGGAGGCCAAGAGTGGCTACCAGGCTGGCAAGAAGGAGACCAAGGACCTGTACGCCCCCAAACCCAGCAGCAAAGTttccaagggaaacaaaagcaagggcaAGAAGAGCAAGTCTCCCAAGCCCGTGAAGCCAGTGGAGGATGAGGACGAGTCTGGGCTACAGAAGTCCCTCAAGTTCAACCTGATGAGCGACACCCCTGGGGACAGCCCCCGCATCCACCTGCCCCTCAACTACCCACCAGGCAGCCCTGACCTGGGCCGTCACTATCGCTCTAACTCCCCACTGCCTTCCATCCAGCTGCAGCCCCAGTCACCCTCGGCCTCCAAGAAGCACCAGGTGGTGCAGGACCTGCCGCCGGCAAACACATTCGTGGGCACCGGGGACACCACGTCCACGGGGTCTGAGCAGTACTCCGACTACAGCTACCGCACCAACCCCCCCAAATACCCCAGCAAGCAG